Proteins encoded in a region of the Canis lupus dingo isolate Sandy chromosome 17, ASM325472v2, whole genome shotgun sequence genome:
- the MSGN1 gene encoding mesogenin-1 has translation MDTLREPFLGLEEGLGPSASPGLLSSWDWDHRGGPFELSQASPPQSLSPAPSLESYSSSPPPAAPGLPRGLGGAPSAGGGGGGGGVQVAYEMLAFPPAYLQGAAGPKAQKGAKVRMSVQRRRKASEREKLRMRTLADALHTLRNYLPPVYSQRGQPLTKIQTLKYTIKYIGELTDLLNGGREPRPQSA, from the coding sequence ATGGACACCCTGCGGGAGCCCTTCCTCGGCCTCGAAGAGGGCCTGGGCCCCTCCGCCAGCCCGGGCCTGCTGTCCTCCTGGGACTGGGACCACAGAGGGGGGCCCTTCGAGCTGAGccaggcctccccaccccagagcctGTCTCCGGCCCCGTCGCTCGAGTCCTATTCCTCTTCCCCCCCGCCCGCTGCCCCGGGGCTGCCGCGTGGGCTGGGAGGCGCCCcgagcgcggggggcgggggcgggggcggcggggtgcAGGTGGCCTACGAGATGCTGGCCTTCCCGCCCGCCTACCTGCAGGGCGCTGCTGGCCCCAAGGCCCAGAAGGGCGCCAAGGTCAGGATGTCGGTGCAGCGGAGACGCAAGGCcagcgagagggagaagctccgGATGAGGACCTTGGCCGATGCGCTGCACACCCTCCGCAACTACCTGCCGCCCGTCTACAGCCAGAGGGGCCAGCCGCTCACCAAGATCCAGACCCTGAAGTACACGATCAAGTACATCGGGGAGCTCACGGACCTCCTCAACGGCGGGAGGGAGCCTCGGCCCCAGAGCGCCTGA